One genomic window of Spirochaetota bacterium includes the following:
- a CDS encoding transketolase — protein sequence MLGQKVSMENLKEMAKDIREKILIMTHNVNSGHPGGSLSLVEIMLSLYFYKIRYNPKDPNWEDRDRVVISKGHATPVVYLTLAKAGFFEEEEVMKGFRRLGYNFQGHVYTGVPGVEFSTGSLGQGLSAGIGMALAARYKNKDYNVYVILGDGEVQEGSIWEAAMFASFHKINNLCAIIDYNKIQQNGFVNEILSIEPLKDRWEAFGWNYIEIDGHNFDEIFQALDAFESSKVSGKPTVIVSNTIKGKGISFMEYNNAFHGRAPTKEELDRALQELRGGNHG from the coding sequence ATGTTAGGACAAAAGGTCAGCATGGAGAACCTCAAGGAAATGGCGAAAGATATAAGAGAGAAAATACTGATAATGACACACAATGTTAATAGTGGTCATCCTGGGGGTTCTTTATCTCTGGTTGAAATAATGCTATCACTGTATTTTTACAAGATTAGGTATAATCCTAAGGATCCAAATTGGGAAGATAGGGATAGAGTTGTAATTTCAAAAGGACATGCAACTCCTGTAGTTTATCTTACATTAGCGAAGGCTGGCTTTTTTGAGGAAGAAGAGGTGATGAAAGGTTTTAGAAGGCTAGGTTATAACTTTCAGGGACATGTATACACTGGTGTTCCCGGGGTTGAGTTTAGCACAGGCTCATTGGGACAGGGGTTGTCAGCAGGTATCGGTATGGCACTCGCGGCAAGATATAAGAATAAAGATTATAATGTTTATGTAATACTAGGTGATGGTGAGGTTCAGGAAGGAAGCATTTGGGAAGCGGCTATGTTTGCATCATTCCATAAGATTAATAACTTGTGTGCTATAATTGATTATAACAAGATACAGCAAAATGGTTTTGTGAATGAAATCTTGAGTATAGAGCCTCTTAAGGACAGATGGGAAGCTTTTGGCTGGAACTACATAGAGATAGATGGGCACAACTTTGACGAAATTTTTCAGGCTTTGGATGCATTTGAATCAAGTAAAGTATCTGGAAAACCTACAGTAATAGTATCCAATACAATTAAAGGTAAAGGAATTTCATTTATGGAGTACAATAATGCTTTTCACGGGCGAGCCCCAACAAAAGAAGAACTAGACAGAGCACTACAAGAACTTAGAGGAGGTAACCATGGGTGA
- the infB gene encoding translation initiation factor IF-2, giving the protein MEEKKRFKIKIKKKVQSQPIETPQPEKTFDSNVSSDSSSDNSVSSEVINKENITTRKDFRKRDNFKSNRYVRHGGERPYSFKEGGEGNGTLERGGLTRERRDERYFGRDSFQKNRENKQGQRAERKFSIRDKVQPRPTTSKTLVQKPTIPKRQILRRPKKEVENLEVTEESFESKLDSELTRLQKQKVYAVPEEIEIYDVITVGDLAKKMNVKAADLIETLEKLGLSVTINDKIDSDTAIVVAEEFGTKVIVKSVFDEINVPEEPDDPKNLKERTPVVTIMGHVDHGKTTLLDVIRNTRVAQSETGGITQHIGASVVEINGKKITFIDTPGHEAFTAMRMKGAKITDIVVLVVAADDGVKEQTVEALNHAKDAKVPIIVAINKIDAPGSNPDRVKNQLSEMGLIPDEWGGDTMYVEVSALKKLNIDKLLEAILLQAELMDLKADFKKRGVGFVIESKVEQGRGIVFTVIPKNGVIRVGDNFVVGITYGKVRAIFNDKGNKINELLPGLPGEIIGADELPSAGDKLNIVESEDIAKSISEKRKYYSKIENTKSLKSSKNLFEEVKEIKYIIKGDVFGSVEAIKYSLEKLSTDETIIRVIHYGVGQVNESDVMLASAGGASIIAFRTKVVPKASEIAEKEKVRIRKYNIIYEIIEDIKKEMKGMKEPTFVEKILGTAEVRKVFRISGVGNVAGCYVKEGVIQRKAKVRIYRDNSLVFDGQISSLKHLKDDVSEIKAGLECGISFKNFEDVREGDTIECYDIFEDA; this is encoded by the coding sequence ATGGAGGAGAAAAAGAGGTTTAAAATAAAAATAAAGAAGAAGGTTCAGTCTCAACCGATTGAGACTCCTCAACCTGAAAAGACATTTGATAGCAATGTCTCATCAGACTCCTCTTCAGATAATAGCGTTTCTAGTGAAGTTATCAATAAAGAGAATATTACTACAAGGAAAGATTTTCGTAAAAGAGATAACTTCAAAAGCAATAGATATGTAAGACACGGGGGAGAAAGACCTTACTCCTTCAAAGAAGGAGGAGAAGGGAATGGAACATTAGAGCGAGGTGGTTTGACTAGAGAAAGGAGAGATGAAAGATATTTTGGTAGAGATAGTTTCCAGAAGAACAGAGAAAATAAACAAGGACAGAGAGCAGAAAGAAAGTTCAGCATAAGAGATAAGGTTCAGCCACGACCTACTACCTCAAAAACACTTGTTCAAAAACCTACTATACCTAAGAGACAGATACTGAGACGTCCTAAAAAGGAAGTTGAAAACCTTGAAGTCACAGAGGAGTCTTTTGAATCAAAGCTTGACTCAGAGCTTACAAGGCTTCAAAAACAGAAAGTCTACGCAGTTCCTGAAGAGATAGAGATATACGATGTTATAACTGTTGGTGATCTGGCAAAAAAAATGAATGTCAAAGCTGCTGACCTAATAGAAACTCTTGAAAAACTTGGATTATCAGTGACGATAAACGACAAGATAGATTCAGATACCGCCATCGTTGTAGCAGAGGAGTTTGGAACCAAAGTTATAGTTAAATCTGTATTTGATGAGATAAATGTTCCGGAAGAACCAGATGATCCAAAGAATTTAAAGGAGCGAACACCAGTAGTGACCATAATGGGGCATGTTGACCACGGAAAGACAACATTACTTGATGTAATAAGAAATACCAGAGTAGCACAGTCTGAGACAGGAGGCATAACTCAACACATAGGTGCTTCAGTCGTTGAGATTAACGGCAAAAAGATAACATTTATTGACACACCAGGTCATGAAGCATTTACTGCAATGAGAATGAAAGGTGCAAAAATTACCGACATAGTTGTGTTAGTTGTCGCTGCTGACGATGGAGTAAAGGAACAAACAGTGGAAGCATTGAATCACGCAAAAGATGCTAAAGTTCCTATAATAGTTGCGATAAATAAAATTGATGCCCCAGGTTCAAATCCAGATAGAGTTAAAAATCAACTAAGTGAGATGGGACTAATACCCGACGAGTGGGGTGGTGATACGATGTATGTTGAGGTATCTGCTCTCAAAAAACTAAACATTGATAAGTTACTTGAGGCTATACTACTACAGGCAGAGCTTATGGATCTTAAGGCTGATTTTAAGAAAAGAGGAGTTGGATTTGTTATAGAGAGTAAGGTTGAACAAGGAAGAGGAATTGTTTTTACTGTGATACCCAAAAATGGAGTAATAAGAGTAGGGGATAACTTTGTTGTCGGGATCACTTATGGAAAAGTAAGAGCCATATTCAACGACAAAGGCAATAAAATAAATGAATTGTTACCAGGATTACCTGGTGAGATAATAGGTGCAGATGAACTACCATCAGCGGGAGATAAATTAAACATCGTTGAATCAGAGGATATTGCTAAAAGTATATCTGAAAAGAGAAAATACTATTCAAAGATAGAGAATACAAAAAGTTTAAAGAGTAGTAAAAACCTTTTTGAGGAAGTTAAGGAGATTAAATATATTATCAAGGGTGACGTTTTTGGAAGTGTTGAGGCTATAAAATACTCACTTGAGAAACTTTCAACAGATGAGACAATTATCAGAGTTATACACTATGGCGTAGGTCAGGTCAATGAAAGTGATGTTATGCTTGCATCTGCAGGAGGTGCTTCAATAATAGCGTTTAGAACTAAAGTTGTCCCCAAAGCGAGTGAGATTGCTGAAAAGGAGAAAGTAAGAATAAGGAAGTATAATATCATTTATGAGATAATAGAAGATATTAAGAAAGAGATGAAAGGTATGAAAGAACCAACATTTGTTGAGAAAATTCTGGGAACCGCTGAAGTTAGGAAAGTCTTTAGAATAAGTGGTGTTGGTAATGTGGCAGGATGTTATGTAAAAGAAGGAGTAATCCAGAGAAAAGCTAAAGTGAGAATATACAGAGATAATTCACTAGTTTTTGACGGTCAGATATCTTCATTAAAACATCTCAAAGATGACGTTAGTGAAATAAAGGCAGGACTTGAATGTGGTATATCCTTTAAAAACTTTGAGGATGTAAGGGAAGGAGATACGATAGAATGTTACGATATTTTTGAGGATGCTTAG
- the nusA gene encoding transcription termination factor NusA yields MTFENIKQIVQAMELPEDIVHKMLEKALLAGYKKEYGKDYDNMVFRISEDGKKAEILAIKEVVEEVKDSVLEISLENAKKYKDNPKIGDKVEVPVLPSKFSRHAIDVIRNVLLSQKAEIERDKVNSIFKAKVGDIFLCKISNMKGRNIDLIIDFGNFKIDGFIPYEHLMPEDHKLFKVGDTIKAVLIDIFNPQDKQESNRKINRDAKLILSRTVPEFVKKLFHNNIPEVSKGIVEVKAVGRIPGERSKVAVYSVFPDVDPVGACIGVGGSRIMSVSKEISGEKIDVVLWSPDTQEFAKNVFGRSSVHSVEERQNEILIRIYESYLYVLGKNSINVKIFSQMVGKDVKVMLVEEKTSQKPEIFIEEEEVNENTYVDYLPFDKDILDKIKSKNIKTIGMLLERMEDLKSLGFSSREISHINKIVNEYIEVEVEEE; encoded by the coding sequence ATGACTTTTGAGAATATAAAACAAATAGTTCAGGCTATGGAGTTGCCTGAAGATATTGTTCATAAGATGCTTGAAAAAGCTCTACTGGCAGGATACAAGAAAGAGTATGGAAAAGATTATGATAATATGGTATTTAGGATAAGTGAGGATGGTAAAAAAGCTGAAATATTAGCAATCAAGGAGGTTGTTGAGGAAGTAAAAGATAGTGTCTTGGAAATATCTTTAGAAAACGCAAAGAAATACAAAGATAACCCAAAGATTGGAGATAAGGTAGAAGTTCCAGTTCTGCCGAGCAAGTTTAGCAGACATGCTATTGATGTGATAAGAAATGTCCTTTTATCACAGAAGGCCGAGATAGAAAGAGATAAGGTGAACTCAATCTTCAAAGCGAAAGTAGGTGATATATTCCTGTGCAAAATTAGCAACATGAAAGGTAGGAATATTGATTTAATCATTGATTTCGGGAATTTTAAGATAGATGGTTTCATACCTTACGAACACCTTATGCCTGAGGACCATAAGTTATTCAAAGTAGGCGATACCATAAAAGCAGTCCTTATTGATATATTCAACCCACAGGATAAACAAGAATCTAACAGAAAGATTAACAGGGATGCAAAACTAATACTATCACGAACTGTTCCTGAATTTGTGAAGAAACTATTTCACAACAATATACCTGAAGTTAGTAAAGGTATAGTTGAAGTTAAAGCAGTAGGTAGAATACCAGGTGAGCGTTCTAAAGTTGCGGTTTATTCAGTATTTCCTGATGTTGACCCCGTTGGTGCCTGTATAGGTGTTGGGGGAAGTAGGATAATGAGTGTATCAAAAGAGATAAGTGGTGAGAAGATAGATGTTGTCTTATGGAGTCCTGATACACAGGAGTTTGCCAAAAATGTGTTCGGCAGATCCTCGGTTCATTCAGTTGAGGAGCGGCAGAACGAAATTCTCATTAGGATTTACGAATCATACTTATATGTCTTGGGTAAAAACTCAATAAATGTAAAGATATTTTCACAGATGGTCGGTAAGGACGTTAAGGTTATGCTCGTTGAGGAGAAAACGAGTCAAAAACCTGAAATATTTATAGAGGAGGAAGAAGTTAACGAAAATACCTATGTTGATTATCTACCTTTTGATAAAGACATACTGGACAAAATAAAGAGTAAGAATATAAAAACTATAGGTATGTTGTTGGAAAGAATGGAGGATCTTAAATCTCTGGGATTTTCTTCCAGAGAGATATCACATATAAACAAGATAGTCAATGAGTATATAGAGGTTGAGGTAGAGGAGGAATAA
- a CDS encoding SDR family NAD(P)-dependent oxidoreductase: protein MFEDKRTVLVTGGTSGIGKATAKLLHEEGFITYASGRNLSKAKDIEELGIKLLYIDLENENTMVEGVKKIIDENGRIDVLVNNAGYGIAGAIEEVPIEEARRQFEVNLFAQMRLCQLVIPYMVENKSGKIINITSVASLVPSPILSWYCASKVSLSFMSLALRSELRQFGIDVVEVAPGGIRTNWPIIASENLSKFSKDPKYSNIDRRVFEFFQSSIDSSPPPEIVAKKILKIIRKRKTKPRYFVPSYGYVIDLMLRLTSRSSIDNFYKFMFK from the coding sequence ATGTTTGAGGATAAAAGAACTGTTCTCGTAACTGGAGGAACTTCCGGAATAGGTAAGGCGACTGCTAAACTTCTTCACGAAGAAGGTTTTATAACATACGCTAGTGGTAGAAACTTATCTAAAGCAAAGGATATTGAGGAGTTAGGAATTAAACTACTATATATTGATCTAGAGAATGAAAATACCATGGTTGAAGGTGTTAAGAAGATAATTGATGAAAATGGTAGGATAGATGTTCTAGTAAATAATGCTGGGTATGGTATTGCTGGTGCTATTGAGGAGGTACCTATTGAGGAAGCAAGGAGACAATTTGAGGTAAATCTATTTGCTCAGATGAGACTTTGCCAACTAGTTATACCATATATGGTAGAAAATAAAAGTGGTAAAATAATCAACATAACATCGGTGGCATCATTAGTTCCTTCACCTATATTATCTTGGTATTGTGCTTCAAAAGTTTCACTTTCGTTTATGAGTTTAGCCTTAAGGAGTGAGTTAAGACAATTTGGTATAGATGTCGTTGAAGTAGCGCCCGGAGGAATAAGAACTAACTGGCCTATTATTGCTTCAGAAAACCTTAGTAAGTTCTCAAAAGATCCAAAGTATTCCAATATTGATAGAAGGGTTTTTGAATTCTTCCAAAGCAGTATAGACTCATCCCCACCACCAGAAATAGTTGCGAAAAAAATACTCAAGATAATAAGAAAGAGAAAGACAAAACCAAGATACTTTGTCCCATCTTATGGGTATGTAATAGATCTTATGTTAAGGCTTACATCTAGGTCTTCAATAGACAACTTTTACAAATTTATGTTCAAATAA
- a CDS encoding ATP synthase subunit C translates to MGLVIFLVTVLMLVVYLFFLGRAIVSKDGDKLKRTVVLGSVLLSLSIILLFVFANSVYAAEETATTTAAPSQDPLALGLKYVGAALAVGLAAIGAGIAVGPIGVSAISVIAEKPEMFGTSLIFIGLAEGIAIYGIAIAILIMFVL, encoded by the coding sequence ATGGGATTGGTTATTTTTCTAGTTACGGTGTTAATGCTAGTGGTGTATCTTTTCTTTCTAGGTAGGGCTATAGTCTCAAAGGATGGAGATAAGTTAAAGAGGACAGTAGTGCTTGGTAGTGTTTTGTTATCTCTGTCCATTATCTTATTATTCGTTTTTGCGAATAGCGTTTATGCTGCTGAAGAAACTGCTACTACTACAGCAGCTCCGTCTCAAGATCCGCTTGCTCTAGGTCTTAAGTATGTTGGTGCTGCGCTTGCGGTTGGCCTTGCTGCCATAGGTGCAGGAATAGCGGTAGGTCCTATCGGTGTCTCAGCAATATCTGTAATAGCAGAAAAACCCGAAATGTTCGGAACAAGCCTTATTTTCATAGGTCTTGCAGAAGGAATAGCAATATACGGTATAGCAATAGCAATACTCATAATGTTCGTTCTCTAG
- the rlmB gene encoding 23S rRNA (guanosine(2251)-2'-O)-methyltransferase RlmB translates to MILYGINPALEAINSKYRELIKVIMIEKDSNNKRLKSLVETAQKLGIKVRMLDKNVISSITKTSSHQGIAFEIEKILFRDIEDVVKEGKRMVLCDSIQDPNNLGAIMRNSVLFDFNAVVITKDRSADITPSVIKTSSGSFFHIDVVKVVNLARTIEYLRDNEYYVIGLDADAESDISSLKVKNKVCIVVGAEGEGIRELVKRKCDILCHIKTTKRIDSLNVSIAAAIAMYEIFKNS, encoded by the coding sequence ATGATATTATACGGAATAAACCCTGCCTTGGAGGCAATTAACTCAAAGTATAGAGAACTGATAAAAGTGATAATGATTGAAAAGGATTCCAATAATAAGAGATTAAAGAGTCTTGTAGAAACTGCCCAGAAACTTGGTATCAAAGTAAGGATGCTTGATAAAAATGTAATATCCAGTATAACAAAAACTTCATCTCATCAAGGTATTGCTTTTGAAATAGAGAAAATACTTTTCAGAGATATTGAAGATGTTGTAAAAGAGGGAAAAAGAATGGTATTGTGTGACTCTATCCAAGACCCTAACAACCTAGGTGCAATAATGAGAAATTCAGTTCTTTTTGATTTCAACGCGGTTGTGATAACGAAAGACAGAAGTGCGGATATTACTCCAAGTGTTATCAAAACATCTTCTGGCTCATTTTTTCACATAGATGTTGTCAAAGTTGTTAATCTTGCTAGGACGATAGAATACCTTAGAGATAATGAATATTATGTTATTGGTCTTGATGCAGATGCTGAAAGCGATATATCAAGCCTTAAGGTAAAAAACAAGGTATGTATAGTAGTTGGTGCAGAAGGAGAAGGTATCAGGGAACTTGTAAAGAGAAAGTGTGATATCCTGTGTCATATAAAAACCACAAAAAGGATAGACTCCTTAAACGTTTCTATCGCTGCAGCTATTGCTATGTATGAGATATTTAAGAATTCTTAA
- the cimA gene encoding citramalate synthase has product MGSSHVIYVYDTTMRDGRQAESVDFSVNDMLLLTKMLDEFGVDYIEGGWPASNPKDKTFFEEVRKIELKNAKMCAFGSTRHAKNSVKEDINVKELLNAQTPVVTIFGKSWDLHVEKVFNVSLETNLEMIYDTVAYLKDNGREVIYDAEHFFDGFKDNPDYALKTLMQVERAGADNISLADTNGGTLPYEVSEIMKAVKEVIKTPLGIHAHNDGELGVANSLEAVRSGAILVQGTINGFGERCGNANLVSIIPNLILKMKMRLNRIDLEKLKKLKDLSMFVYDLANLTPNERQPFVGASAFAHKGGVHVNAVQKDPRTYEHIQPEAVGNVRRILISEQSGKSNVLSKIKNIPELSEVASDDKTIKAVLDKIKHLENQGYNFESADASFELLVRETVGNKDNFFECISFTVNVLKNGSQFINDALVKIRVNDAIEITADEGDGPVNALDKALRKALTKFYPNIEKLMLIDYKVRIINPKEGSAAKIRVLTEFRYDNTTFTTIGVSENIIDASFQAISDAFRFFILKNS; this is encoded by the coding sequence ATGGGGTCATCTCATGTGATATATGTTTATGATACGACGATGAGAGATGGGAGACAAGCGGAAAGTGTAGATTTTTCTGTCAATGATATGCTACTTCTAACAAAGATGCTGGATGAATTTGGTGTTGATTACATAGAAGGTGGTTGGCCTGCATCAAACCCGAAAGACAAAACTTTCTTTGAAGAAGTTCGTAAAATAGAACTAAAAAATGCTAAAATGTGTGCTTTTGGTAGCACAAGACATGCAAAGAATTCAGTAAAAGAGGATATAAATGTAAAAGAACTACTTAACGCTCAAACTCCTGTTGTTACCATCTTTGGCAAGTCTTGGGACTTACATGTTGAGAAGGTTTTCAATGTAAGTCTTGAGACCAACCTAGAGATGATATATGATACTGTAGCATATCTAAAGGATAATGGAAGAGAAGTTATATACGATGCTGAACACTTCTTTGATGGGTTTAAGGATAACCCTGACTATGCGTTAAAAACACTTATGCAAGTTGAGAGAGCTGGAGCAGACAACATAAGTCTAGCAGACACAAACGGTGGTACTCTACCGTATGAAGTGTCTGAAATTATGAAGGCAGTGAAGGAGGTCATAAAGACACCGTTAGGAATACACGCTCACAACGATGGTGAATTAGGAGTTGCAAATTCACTTGAAGCAGTAAGGAGTGGTGCTATTCTAGTTCAAGGAACTATAAATGGTTTCGGTGAAAGATGTGGGAATGCTAACCTCGTTTCAATAATACCAAACCTTATCCTAAAGATGAAGATGAGGCTCAATAGAATAGATCTTGAGAAACTTAAGAAACTCAAGGATCTATCAATGTTCGTCTATGACCTAGCAAACCTAACACCAAACGAGAGACAGCCCTTTGTTGGTGCTAGTGCCTTCGCTCACAAGGGAGGTGTTCATGTCAACGCAGTCCAGAAAGACCCTAGAACCTATGAACACATACAGCCAGAAGCGGTTGGGAATGTAAGGAGGATCTTAATTTCGGAACAGTCAGGTAAAAGCAATGTGTTGAGTAAGATAAAAAACATTCCAGAACTTTCGGAAGTAGCAAGTGATGATAAAACAATAAAGGCTGTCCTTGATAAGATTAAACACCTTGAAAATCAAGGTTATAATTTTGAGAGTGCTGATGCTTCATTTGAATTGCTTGTTAGAGAGACTGTTGGCAACAAGGATAACTTCTTTGAGTGTATAAGTTTCACCGTGAATGTTTTAAAGAATGGTAGTCAGTTTATCAATGATGCGTTAGTTAAGATAAGAGTTAATGACGCTATTGAGATAACCGCCGATGAAGGTGATGGTCCTGTGAATGCGCTTGATAAAGCATTGAGGAAAGCATTAACCAAGTTCTATCCGAATATAGAAAAGTTAATGCTAATAGACTACAAGGTGAGAATTATAAACCCCAAAGAAGGTTCAGCCGCAAAAATACGAGTCCTTACAGAATTCAGATACGATAACACTACGTTCACTACAATAGGAGTTTCAGAAAACATAATAGACGCAAGTTTTCAAGCAATATCCGACGCTTTCAGATTCTTTATACTTAAGAATTCTTAA
- a CDS encoding 2-isopropylmalate synthase, protein MDKRRIYIFDTTLRDGEQSPGASMSSQDKLVFAKQLANLGVDIIEAGFPISSPIQFEGVKMIAEEVEGPTIAALARAVEKDIKSAYEALRNAKRKRIHTFIATSPIHMEYKLKKTPDEVLKMAVEAVRYAKSLVDDVEFSAEDATRSDINFLKEIFLAVIDAGATTINIPDTVGYTTPFEFYNIVRTIKETVGDRVNISVHCHNDLGLAVANSLSALLAGANQVEVSVNGIGERAGNASLEEIVMTINVRNDIYPFYTNVNTKEIFKTSKLLISITGLPLAYNKPIVGRNVFAHESGIHQDGVLKYKQTYEIMKPEDVGRHSSEIILGRHSGRHALKVKFKELGITYSSEEEFEEMYKKFLEIADKKKNVYEEDLVAIFSQNIDLSKNVYSLVSVQIMSGDRTIPTSTVVLKKGNREHTESATGNGPVDATFKAIDRIVGLKDIKLEDFSIHAVTSGKDAIGEVNLSIQSQEVSFSGHGTDTDIIVASAKAYLNAINKALYYSQTTKEKVKVH, encoded by the coding sequence ATGGATAAGAGGAGAATTTACATATTTGATACAACTTTAAGGGACGGTGAGCAGTCACCGGGTGCGAGTATGTCTTCACAAGACAAACTTGTTTTCGCAAAGCAACTTGCTAATCTAGGTGTTGATATAATTGAAGCAGGATTCCCAATCTCCTCACCTATACAGTTTGAAGGGGTTAAGATGATAGCAGAAGAGGTAGAAGGACCTACTATTGCAGCGTTAGCAAGAGCTGTTGAAAAAGATATAAAGTCTGCCTACGAAGCGTTGAGAAATGCTAAAAGGAAAAGAATACATACATTTATAGCAACATCACCTATACACATGGAGTATAAGCTAAAGAAGACACCCGATGAGGTTCTCAAAATGGCTGTTGAAGCAGTTAGATATGCTAAAAGCCTAGTTGATGATGTTGAATTTTCGGCAGAGGATGCAACAAGAAGTGATATAAACTTTCTCAAAGAGATATTCCTAGCGGTTATAGATGCTGGAGCAACAACTATAAACATTCCAGATACCGTTGGATATACAACTCCATTTGAGTTTTATAATATTGTTAGAACGATAAAAGAAACTGTTGGTGATAGAGTGAATATCAGTGTTCATTGTCATAACGATTTAGGTTTGGCGGTTGCTAATTCTCTATCTGCACTCCTTGCCGGTGCTAATCAGGTTGAAGTTAGCGTCAATGGTATAGGTGAGAGAGCAGGTAATGCTTCGCTTGAAGAGATTGTGATGACAATAAATGTTAGAAACGATATATATCCATTTTACACAAATGTAAATACCAAAGAAATATTCAAGACTAGCAAACTTCTTATTTCAATAACAGGACTACCATTAGCATACAACAAGCCCATTGTTGGTAGGAATGTATTTGCTCACGAATCCGGAATACATCAGGATGGTGTTTTGAAGTATAAACAAACTTATGAGATAATGAAACCTGAAGATGTCGGGAGACACTCTTCAGAGATAATACTGGGTAGGCACTCTGGTAGGCATGCCCTGAAGGTAAAGTTCAAAGAACTGGGGATAACATACTCGTCGGAAGAAGAGTTTGAAGAGATGTATAAGAAATTCCTTGAGATCGCTGATAAGAAGAAAAATGTGTATGAAGAAGACCTAGTAGCAATCTTTTCACAGAATATTGATTTGTCAAAGAATGTGTATAGTCTTGTAAGCGTTCAGATAATGTCTGGTGATAGAACTATACCAACATCTACTGTTGTGTTAAAGAAAGGTAATAGAGAACACACAGAGTCTGCGACAGGTAATGGACCTGTTGATGCTACATTCAAGGCTATTGACAGGATTGTTGGATTAAAGGACATCAAACTTGAGGATTTTAGTATTCATGCAGTTACATCAGGTAAAGATGCTATTGGCGAAGTGAACCTATCAATACAGAGTCAAGAAGTATCTTTTTCAGGTCATGGGACAGACACTGACATAATAGTAGCAAGTGCTAAAGCATATCTGAACGCTATAAACAAAGCACTATACTATTCGCAAACAACAAAGGAAAAAGTTAAAGTGCATTAA
- a CDS encoding acetyl-CoA carboxylase carboxyltransferase subunit alpha, giving the protein MDTLKPLSFEMPIIEMEKKIEDMKTTLGLDDNSPEIRNLYKQLEDIKNKIYSNLSEWQIVEISRHPDRPTFVDYLNNIFTDFIELAGDRYFGDDKAIIAGFGKLGDRTVCIIGQEKGKTVEDKIKRNFGMPHPEGYRKALRVMKLAERFRIPVITFIDTAGAYPGVGAEERGQGEAIAKNLYEMSGLKTPIVGVVISEGGSGGALAIGVADRILMLEYAIYSVISPEGCASIIWKDASKAPDAAKALKLTAKWCKEFGIVDKIIKEPPGGVHRNPQFVFNNLKNEIIKEIDTLSKFSDEQLIKIRYSKYRNIGVYEVK; this is encoded by the coding sequence ATGGATACCTTAAAGCCTCTAAGTTTTGAGATGCCTATCATTGAGATGGAAAAGAAAATAGAGGATATGAAAACAACACTGGGACTAGATGATAATTCACCAGAGATAAGAAATTTATACAAACAACTTGAGGACATAAAAAACAAGATATACTCTAATCTTTCAGAGTGGCAGATTGTTGAAATATCAAGACATCCTGATAGACCAACTTTCGTTGATTATCTCAACAACATATTTACAGACTTTATTGAGCTTGCTGGAGATAGATATTTCGGTGATGACAAGGCTATAATAGCAGGGTTTGGAAAACTAGGAGATAGGACTGTATGTATCATAGGTCAAGAGAAAGGTAAGACTGTTGAAGATAAGATAAAGAGGAACTTCGGAATGCCACATCCGGAAGGGTATAGAAAGGCTTTGAGAGTAATGAAACTTGCGGAAAGGTTTAGGATACCAGTCATAACATTTATTGACACTGCTGGTGCGTATCCGGGAGTTGGAGCGGAAGAAAGAGGGCAAGGAGAAGCAATTGCTAAAAATCTCTACGAGATGTCAGGTCTTAAGACGCCTATAGTTGGGGTTGTTATAAGTGAGGGAGGTAGTGGTGGAGCACTAGCAATAGGTGTAGCAGATAGAATACTTATGCTTGAGTATGCAATCTACTCGGTAATATCACCTGAAGGTTGTGCTTCTATTATCTGGAAAGATGCTTCAAAAGCACCTGATGCTGCAAAAGCACTTAAACTCACAGCAAAATGGTGTAAAGAGTTTGGTATCGTTGATAAGATAATTAAAGAACCACCAGGAGGGGTACATAGAAACCCTCAATTTGTGTTTAATAACCTAAAAAATGAAATCATCAAAGAAATAGACACTCTATCAAAATTTTCAGATGAACAACTGATTAAAATCAGATATTCCAAATACCGAAACATCGGTGTCTATGAGGTAAAATAG